In the genome of Carassius carassius chromosome 47, fCarCar2.1, whole genome shotgun sequence, one region contains:
- the LOC132130726 gene encoding urokinase plasminogen activator surface receptor-like, giving the protein MDLQISVFLLFFLFTAGHALRCYECNDLTGSCADKKEITCEGESSKCMSLTAVTPIGNTSPTLKVKGCTLPNNCQTMSYNFGSAKMSSFCCDTDLCNAQDSSGSISNGMKCYSCDEESCSNTVSCSGSEDRCITATGSFGGQSVGVKGCVSKAICDATTSVPNVQDVLCCSGNLCNGAQSVTQSFLFLCCSLLSFILLH; this is encoded by the exons GACATGCTCTCAGATGTTATGAGTGTAATGATTTGACGGGTTCTTGTGCGGATAAGAAGGAGATAACTTGTGAAGGTGAATCTTCCAAGTGTATGAGTTTAACAGCAGTGACACCAATAG gtAACACTAGTCCTACATTAAAGGTTAAAGGTTGTACTTTACCTAATAACTGTCAAACCATGTCCTACAACTTTGGCAGTGCAAAGATGTCTTCTTTCTGCTGTGATACTGACCTTTGTAATGCCCAGGATTCTTCAG gtTCCATCTCCAATGGAATGAAATGTTACTCTTGTGATGAGGAGAGCTGCTCAAACACAGTGAGCTGTTCGGGGAGTGAAGACCGCTGCATTACAGCAACAG GGAGTTTCGGAGGACAGTCAGTGGGTGTGAAAGGCTGTGTCTCTAAAGCCATTTGTGATGCCACAACATCGGTTCCTAATGTTCAGGATGTCTTATGTTGTTCAGGGAACCTATGTAACGGTGCTCAGAGCGTCACTCAGAGCTTCCTGTTCCTCTGCTGTTCTCTGCTCTCCTTCATCCTGCTGCACTGA